In the genome of Bradysia coprophila strain Holo2 unplaced genomic scaffold, BU_Bcop_v1 contig_232, whole genome shotgun sequence, one region contains:
- the LOC119076853 gene encoding putative odorant receptor 71a has translation MQSTRIHRLIDRTISFFRRIGIWHGEVGPTMGQLRLKLFCSIYYLFFVISLSIGAIAEKTVDKIIFLAEASIIIAVLTIKIWMLIWNQKQIMRLLNRICIFSIRSDEKFKFFNDKVEKFIKFAILFACATVVASVGCSVFPFFGKEKTFIVDIAFPLDWKNSEIKFWMAYIFFVSENVLTLSALTFPVIIWYLLLHCSLRYKILAMEIRNMGRVTDGSEVKISVKEQQAIFYRDLVASIEAHLHLRGLMDELESFLSKLFLLQFATSGLCICGSIYCLAFDISDTFVERMVHVYTLFYSTAELFMITYFGNEIMLSSSRLSYSLFESEWIGQPQSTMKCIIIFGEYLKQSHELLIGKLYPLTLETFTRILNSSYTLFNILKNTKQ, from the exons ATGCAATCCACCCGAATTCATAGGTTGATCGATCGAAcgatttctttctttcgtcGTATTGGCATTTGGCATGGAGAAGTCGGGCCTACAATGGGTCAACTAAGACTGAAGTTATTCTGTAGCATCTATTACCtgttttttgtcatttcattATCGATTGGAGCAATTGCAGAGAAAACTGttgataaaataatatttttagcGGAGGCATCCATTATTATTGCAGTTttgacaattaaaatttggatgTTGATTTGGAATCAGAAGCAAATTATGCGTTTGCTTAATAGAATTTGCATCTTTTCAATTCGAAgtgacgaaaaattcaaatttttcaatgacaaagtggagaaattcatcaaatttgcGATTTTATTCGCATGTGCTACTGTCGTTGCTTCTGTGGGATGTTcagttttcccattttttggaAAAGAGAAGACATTTATTGTGGACATTGCGTTTCCTTTggattggaaaaatagtgaaaTTAAGTTTTGGATGgcgtacattttcttcgtTTCCGAAAATGTTCTCACGCTTTCGGCGCTGACATTTCCCGTTATAATTTGGTATCTATTGCTGCATTGTTCTTTAAGATATAAAATTCTTGCAATGGAAATAAGAAACATGGGACGAGTCACAGATGGCAGTGAAGTAAAAATATCTGTTAAAGAACAACAGGCCATTTTTTATCGGGACTTGGTGGCGTCGATTGAAGCTCACCTTCATTTGAGGGG attaaTGGACGAACTCGAgtcatttttatcaaaactgtttttattacaattcGCCACCAGTGGCCTCTGTATTTGCGgatcaatttattgtttggcATTT GATATCAGTGACACCTTTGTGGAACGTATGGTGCACGTCTATACGTTGTTTTACAGCACTGCTGAATTGTTTATGATAACGTACTTCGGAAATGAGATTATGTTGTCAAGCAGTCGCCTATCATACAGTTTGTTTGAATCGGAATGGATCGGACAACCACAATCGACCATGAAATGCATAATcatttttggtgaatatttGAAGCAATCGCATGAGTTGCTAATCGGTAAATTGTATCCGTTGACTTTGGAAACATTTACTAGG attctaAATTCCTCTTACACCTTGTTCAACATtctaaaaaatacaaaacagtAA